The following are encoded together in the Brassica napus cultivar Da-Ae chromosome A9, Da-Ae, whole genome shotgun sequence genome:
- the LOC125578218 gene encoding uncharacterized protein LOC125578218 translates to MALKNAAGSKSSGSSLDDDDEDEDDDVCDWGFVVRKKSGVDEVYPTGGEGSSCRELARVILKLGEVYERIEGAKQRMMVEWWRKRGWKLLRRLSAKRMNMLMDMQMELEKIQACQT, encoded by the exons ATGG CATTGAAGAATGCGGCCGGATCTAAATCGAGTGGGAGCTCTTTggacgatgatgatgaggatgaggacGATGACGTCTGTGATTGGGGGTTTGTGGTGAGGAAGAAGAGTGGAGTGGATGAGGTATATCCGACTGGAGGTGAAGGGTCGTCGTGTAGGGAGCTTGCGAGAGTGATTCTGAAGTTGGGAGAGGTGTACGAGAGGATCGAAGGTGCGAAGCAGAGGATGATGGTTGAGTGGTGGAGAAAAAGAGGATGGAAGCTGCTAAGGAGATTGAGTGCAAAACGAATGAACATGTTGATGGATATGCAGATGGAGCTTGAAAAGATCCAAGCTTGCCAAACGTAG